A single region of the Nicotiana sylvestris chromosome 6, ASM39365v2, whole genome shotgun sequence genome encodes:
- the LOC104227009 gene encoding uncharacterized protein: MHAMWMSVTETIKCGGKLIDVWPQQQKPVKRKCNRTSFEKKTHYYEVTPRENPAINSTFQHKYPRRRWFYELEIGDPSRNVIEKIFRAASTNPSKQSRKIKKVLRVNNTVDILEKFEKYRETVKRRSFEHKYNNNMHPRSIVDGNELLQFHVTTMTCYSGKKKIISEICKDPSCCVCRLLQSGFRNSRDGIQLSTSSDAPCERASRFSNRKNVKRAVIVCRIIAGRVVNKDNINLGEEYDSVASGLHLSSQCLIVKDSSAVLPCFVIVLN; encoded by the exons ATGCATGCTATGTGGATGTCAGTGACGGAAACTATCAAATGTGGTGGTAAACTGATAGATGTTTGGCCACAACAACAGAAACCAGTCAAGCGCAAGTGCAATCGCACAAGTTTTGAGAAGAAGACACATTATTATGAGGTCACTCCTAGAGAAAATCCAGCAATCAACTCCACATTTCAGCACAAGTACCCCCGGCGGAGATGGTTTTACG AACTGGAGATTGGAGATCCATCTAGGAATGTTATTGAGAAGATTTTCAGAGCAGCCTCAACAAATCCATCAAAGCAAAGTCGGAAAATAAAGAAAGTTCTAAGAGTGAATAATACAGTAGATATCTTAGAGAAATTCGAGAAATATAGAGAAACTGTGAAGAGAAGGTCCTTTGAGCACAAGTATAATAATAATATGCACCCAAGAAGCATAGTTGATGGAAATGAATTGTTGCAGTTCCATGTCACAACAATGACTTGTTACAGTggtaaaaagaaaataatttctgAGATTTGCAAAGATCCCAGCTGCTGTGTCTGCAGGCTACTTCAATCCGGTTTCAGAAATTCAAGAGATGGAATTCAACTAAGCACAAGCAGTGATGCCCCGTGCGAGCGCGCGAGTCGCTTCTCCAACAGAAAGAATGTCAAGAGAGCTGTCATAGTTTGCAGGATAATTGCTGGTAGAGTAGTAAATAAGGATAATATCAACCTTGGGGAAGAGTATGATTCAGTTGCAAGTGGACTTCATCTCAGCTCACAGTGCTTGATTGTAAAAGATTCAAGTGCTGTTCTCCCCTGCTTCGTCATAGTTTTAAATTGA